CAATATAGTTCTCAATATTGAAAAACTGACGGCAATGGTGGATCAGAATGAGGAAAGTGATTCGCCCTCTTCCGAATTGGAGCCATCTTCGGAAGAAATATTTCGAACAATGGTGAAAGAATTGCGCGGCCACCTGATAAAATCAATTCAAACCAACCTTAATTTAATTGAATCTTCTACAAAATTAAGTATGGAAAATGAAAGACTTAAAAAAGATTATGCTATTTTAGACACCAAACATAAAAAGGCTCTTGAAAATATTGAGAAAATTCTCATGAATATCACCAGAAATCCGAACTGACCAACGCCGCCACCCTTTCCCATTGGGACCCATGGAAGTTTTAGCCAATCCTATCAAACAAAATATTCGGCAAAAATTTAATTTAAAAGTCTAATCGAGTACTTGGATGGAATTAAACAGCAGGATTTTGTGGACGATTCCTTCTGGTTAATCAGGTGGAGGAATGGCAAGCACGTTCAAGATTTTTTGCTGCTTGAACGCGATTTAGCCACCGGCTTAAGGATCATTTCAGCTTCTTCATCACCGTCCGGATCTGGAATTTTCCGCATCTTTTCCCAAGGCTCGTTAATAAACGCCTCAGTCATATTATAGGCTTCATCATCTGTATATTGCTCGGGCGGATGTTTGCAGAAATAAGCCGATGGCGCGATGAGAACACCGCCCTGGCCCCGGTCGAGGGCCAATTTAACACAGCGGATGGTATCAATAGCTACTCCCGCAGAGTTGGGGGAATCTTCTACGGAAAGCCGCATTTCCAAATTTATGGGAACGTCTCCAAAGATTTTTCCCTCCATCCGGATGAAGCAGACTTTATTGTCTTTTTGCCAAGGCACGTAATCGCTGGGACCAATATGGATATTTTCCGGATCCAGCCGCTGAGCTGCAACCGACTGGACGGCTTCGGTTTTGGATATCTTTTTCGACGCCAGGCGATGGCGGTTGATCATATTCAAAAAATCGGTGTTGCCTCCGGTATTCAGCTGGTAGGTTTTTTCCAGCTTGACGCCGCGTTTTTTAAATAAATCGGTCAAGGTCCGATGCGTGATTGTGGCTCCAAATTGTGATTTGATATCGTCGCCAATCAGAGGAAGATTTTTAGCTTTGAAACGATCGGCCCATTCGAGACCACTGGCAATAAATACAGGGATGTTATTGATAAAACCCAGCCCTGCCTCTAAAGCACATTCTGCATAAAAACGGGTGGCCTGTTCGGAACCCACCGGCAGATAGTTTACAAGAACTTGCGCTCCGGCTTCGCGTAGCACCTTGACGACTGCTTCCTGGTCGGGTTCTGCCGCATCGGACAGGACGAAGGAATGCTTTTCAGGATACTCTTTCATATGCTCGGAGAATCCATCCAGAATTCTACCCATCTGAACCGGGACTCCCAAAGGAGGAATATCCGCGCAAAATATTTTAGTGCAATTGGGTTCTGAAAACATCGCTTCACTGACATCCTTCCCGACTTTTCGGACATCGACATCGAACGCTGCGACGACTTCAATATCCTCAGGCTTGTACCCCCCAATCTCCCAATGCATCAGGCCGATTGACTGGTCAGGGTCTCTGCCTTTATAGTAATGGATGCCTTGAATCAACGAACTGGCACAATTGCCAATGCCTATTATTGCAATCTTAACTTTCTTTGCCAATGGCCTCACTATTTGATTCACTAATCCCAGCCTCCGCAGAAAACATAAAATTGTTTTATTGAAAGGATCCTCTCGTCCAAAACACCAACCGCTTTCCCAATCAGGGGAAAACAAAGGAACATGGTATTACAGGTCCCCGTTTATTTAAAACTTATTTATTTCCATCCAATTTGTAATGCACCTCACGATGAGACGATAAAAATGCTACATACAAACTGCAGTATTTAAATCTCACCTGAAAACAGGTTGTTTCGATCACATAAATTTGTGATCCAATTCCTTTAATAGAATTCATAAATTCAAGATAATTATCACTAATTATTACGAAGCAGGTCTTGTCAGGTGGGCTGAGACAAGACAGGGCATTGAGATTAAAAAATAATTTCCATTTGAAATAGATCGGGGGCGGGAATGAGCGACTCTACAGTTAAGGAAAAGTTAAACTACATATTAATAAACGGAGATGATTTTCAAAAAAACGTTATCAACAAGTGTATTTCAGTGGTTCATTACGAAGTAAGTAAGAAAAATGCACTTGAAGACCGAAAAAATTTCGCGGATTATAGAAACCGGCTTGAGCGTCTTTTCACTTATGGCACTAATGAACAAGTCAGTAGTTTGGTAGGCAGTTTACTTGTTCAAGAGTACCATATTGAAAAAGACACAACGAGTCCTTAAAGATTCTCAGAGTCCTCTTAAGAGAAACCGACAAAGCTTTTCATAGCTAAGATCGAATTACTTTAAAGTCCCTTTCATGTGGGAACTTATCGAGGGCTTCGCGCCTTTCGACGAAACTCACCTTTCGGCTTCCCTGCTCCAGCGGCAGCCACGCGTTTCCAAGGCTTGGAGGATGCGTTTCTTTTTACGGGAGCTTGATCCTTTGAACTTCGAGATCCGGTTCTGCTTCTGCCCATCGTCTTACTGGTTTTGTGTCTTCTATTTAGAGCCGATGAAGCAACTGCCTCTGAGTGAAAAGGATGGTCTTTCACCACCGTAATAATGCGGTCGGTTGCCTTTTCAATATCACGCAAATAGCCGGTCTCACCTGCATCACAAAGCGACATTGCGATACCAAGAGCACCCGCACGCGCCGTCCGCCCTATCCGATGCACATAGCTTTCAGCTTCGCTGGGTAGCTCGTAGTTGATAACATGAGTGATGCCATCTACGTCAAGCCCCCGAGAAGCGATATCCGTTGCAACCAAAACCCGTACTGCTCCCGAACGAAACTGTTTCAAGGCATCCAACCGCGCGGATTGAGATTTGTTGCCATGAAGAGCTACGGATTTAATTCGATTTTTGGTTAAATTCTTAACAATCCGGTTGGACCCATGTTTTGTCCGAGCGAACACAAGAACCCGATAGTAGCTTTCGTCTTCCAGAAGAGAATCGAGCAAAGCGTTTTTATTTTCCCGATCCACAAATAAAACCCGTTGTTCAATTTTCTCAACGGTGCTGGACGGAGGAGAAACACTGATCTGAACAGGATCTTTGAGAAATCTTTTAGTGATTTTGACAATTTCATCAGGCAGAGTGGCGGAAAAAAGCATCGTCTGACGCTGTTCAGGAATCGCGGCAAAGATTTTTTGGATATCTGGCAAAAAGCCCATATCCAGCATTCGATCCGCCTCATCCAAAACCAAAATATCAATATTATCCAGTTTCACATATCCCTGACCAAAAAGATCGAGCAACCGCCCTGGAGTGGCAACAACGATATCAACCCCTCGAGACAAAGCACGAATTTGAGTCCTGTAATTGACGCCGCCATAAACAACCGCCTGGGAAAGCTTCAGATAGCGACCGTATACGCGAAAACTGTCACTGATCTGCACAGCCAGTTCCCGTGTGGGGCTAAGCACCAATGCGCGGACACCTTTTGCCCCAGGAGATTTTCGCGTTTCCGCCAATCGTTGCAAAATCGGCAACGCAAATGCCGCTGTTTTCCCTGTTCCCGTTTGGGCACACCCTAAAAGGTCACGGCCCAGCAAAAGATGCGGAATGGCCTGCATTTGAATTGGGGTGGGAGTGGAGTAATTTTCTTCACGGACAGCACGGCAAATGGGACCGATCAGATTTAAGTTATCGAATCCCCCGGGAGTGGGAGAAATGGACGAATGCATTTGCATATTTTCCTTTAATATTAATTGTGAATTATACAACCGGCCTGTTGAGACTGGATAAAGCGAAGAATTCGCCCTTTTTCAACTCTGCCCAGTCAAACTACCTGGGTGGGGGGGGGCGTAACCATCTAAAATCGTGGCTCTCACATAAGAAGAGTTTGACCGTACAATCTGTAACCAGAAATTATGGTTCTCAGAGGGCTTTATTTTTGGCGTGGATGTCTGTGGTTTGGTCTGCAGGTTTGATTTTTTTCAAACCTTTTTGATAGAGAGACGGCGTTTGAAATAACAGATCCGATCTTTCATTTAATTTTTTTACTGAAATCACCTCTTTTAATTTTCCTGCACTATCGTAAACCTTAACTTCATGCATGTTTTAACTCATTTCCTGAATTATATTACGCCAATCGAGCTTTGGCTAAAAAAAACCGGCAGAGGTGACCCTCTGCCGGTCAATGCTAAAAATTATTTTTTACTTAGGCACAACTTTAGTGGCTTGAGGCCCTTTCTGGCCCATGCCTTCCTCAAATTCAACGGCCTGCCCTTCTCTAAGGGTCTTGAACCCGTCAGTTTGGATTTCCGAGAAATGAACAAAAAGATCTTTTCCGCTCTCGGACTCGATAAAACCATAACCCTTACTCTCATTAAACCACTTTACTGTACCTTTTGACATGATCTATCTTCTCCTGCAATTTGGCGGGAACCACTTTTTAGTAACTAAAACGTAGCGCTCCCAATTTTTATTTTGGATTGGGTGGTAACTCAATGGCCATTAAAACGGACAGTTTGAGAACAAAAAAAAACCATCCTGATGGATGGCCGGGAAAATAAAACCTTTAATTGTTTTACTCTATCTTGCCCTTGGGTACGTTTCCCTAAGGAAACAGCAACCTATTGACTTCCCTCAACCCACCTTAGTTCACTGATGATACCACATATATTCTGGGATGGGGAATTAAAATGAAAGAAAAATAAAGTTCATCATGGCAATGGATGCCCCAATGGAAATGAACCCTAAAAACGCACATAACTAATTGAAAAATATAGCAATTTAAAATCCTTAGAATCTCCCGCCAACACATTCGGGATTGGCTTCAACATGATCGGAGTAATGAGTGTAAGTTATGAAGACCCCTCCTATAGACTTTAGAGTCAACCTGGGTGATATAATTCCGTCCACTAATCCCTTTTGTCCCAAATAAGGTGGTTCATAGTTGATCCCTTATTTTCCATGGTTTACCTCAAACCAAAGTCGACAGTTTCTCAGCTGTTCCCAATTGTGAAACGTACAGAAATAGCTTCTGATATATATGAACATTTTAGACGCTCAAAGGAGCCTGTCGTGAACAGCTTACCCGGATTGACATTAGATGGTTCTCGAAAAGGCCTGATAAAGAGAAAACCGGGAGAATACGAATTCTATGAGGCTGTTATGGAATTCGCCGAATTCGTTATCCCTTACATCTTGAGCATCCCAGGGAGTCAACAGCGGTGGGTTTGTCAAAGTCGCAGATGCGATGATGGCCTATGGAGTAGTGATGTAAATTATGGGCATCTCTAAAAATTAGTTTTCACAGAAAATAGAATCGTGTGCAAAATTTACTTAAATCAGTGGCACGGGCGACCTATCCTTAAATTTCATGCGGAAGTGCGGAATTTAATTCCGCCTTTCCAGCCCGTGCGGACAGGCTGGAAAGCCTGTCCTACTAAAACAAAAGACGCTTCTTTAAATTGGCGATTCGGTGCCGTTGTCAATTTTTAGAAGTGCCCTTATATGATTCGAAGTGCAGGAATAGTTAGAGGCCGATCAGAATCATTTTGCATCCCTACAACTCCCCTCTAGGTCGCGTTTCAGGAATCCGCGATATATTCCACTTTGATTTTGACTACTCATAAGAAAATGCTTTTCCCCTGCCAAGTTGCATTCACCTGCGGTCTGTTGGAGGGAAAAATCAGATACGGATTTGGCAGAATTCGGGGTGCTTGTGGAAACGCACCCAAGCATAAATACAAATGGAACCCAATAAAAAAAACTTTTTAAACGTCTCATAATATTCTCATAATTTACACGCCAAAGGTTTTTTCATAAACCACCCGTTTTTTTTAAAGGCGATTTTGACTTCGTTCAAATATTAGTCCTTCTGTGAGGAAATGCAAGAATTTATCATTGGATGAGGCACAAATAGTTGACAAACTGGGCACTACTTTAATCGCAAAAGCAGGGTTCCTATTCCAAGGGAGTTCTTATAAGGCGCATCGGAACCCAACAAAATTCAATCGGGCCGCAGGCTTTGCCTCGGTTCTTTCGGCGGGTCGGACTCCTGTAGA
Above is a genomic segment from Nitrospinota bacterium containing:
- a CDS encoding DEAD/DEAH box helicase, which produces MHSSISPTPGGFDNLNLIGPICRAVREENYSTPTPIQMQAIPHLLLGRDLLGCAQTGTGKTAAFALPILQRLAETRKSPGAKGVRALVLSPTRELAVQISDSFRVYGRYLKLSQAVVYGGVNYRTQIRALSRGVDIVVATPGRLLDLFGQGYVKLDNIDILVLDEADRMLDMGFLPDIQKIFAAIPEQRQTMLFSATLPDEIVKITKRFLKDPVQISVSPPSSTVEKIEQRVLFVDRENKNALLDSLLEDESYYRVLVFARTKHGSNRIVKNLTKNRIKSVALHGNKSQSARLDALKQFRSGAVRVLVATDIASRGLDVDGITHVINYELPSEAESYVHRIGRTARAGALGIAMSLCDAGETGYLRDIEKATDRIITVVKDHPFHSEAVASSALNRRHKTSKTMGRSRTGSRSSKDQAPVKRNASSKPWKRVAAAGAGKPKGEFRRKARSPR
- a CDS encoding cold-shock protein, which encodes MSKGTVKWFNESKGYGFIESESGKDLFVHFSEIQTDGFKTLREGQAVEFEEGMGQKGPQATKVVPK
- a CDS encoding inositol-3-phosphate synthase — its product is MNQIVRPLAKKVKIAIIGIGNCASSLIQGIHYYKGRDPDQSIGLMHWEIGGYKPEDIEVVAAFDVDVRKVGKDVSEAMFSEPNCTKIFCADIPPLGVPVQMGRILDGFSEHMKEYPEKHSFVLSDAAEPDQEAVVKVLREAGAQVLVNYLPVGSEQATRFYAECALEAGLGFINNIPVFIASGLEWADRFKAKNLPLIGDDIKSQFGATITHRTLTDLFKKRGVKLEKTYQLNTGGNTDFLNMINRHRLASKKISKTEAVQSVAAQRLDPENIHIGPSDYVPWQKDNKVCFIRMEGKIFGDVPINLEMRLSVEDSPNSAGVAIDTIRCVKLALDRGQGGVLIAPSAYFCKHPPEQYTDDEAYNMTEAFINEPWEKMRKIPDPDGDEEAEMILKPVAKSRSSSKKS